In Glycine soja cultivar W05 chromosome 10, ASM419377v2, whole genome shotgun sequence, the genomic stretch TCAcaaaaaatcatggtttttcttgaaaattcaaattaggATTAAGAGAGCAAAAATTTCTAATACTTCTGATGCCTTCTTCTTAACCCTTTTATTTCCCCATAGCACTTTTCTTTTGACACCTCTCTTGCTCTTTTGTTTCTGCCCTATATTACactcatgaattttttttttttttttttttagaattgggCTTCTTGTTTGTGAGAGGTGTCTTAATATATGCTGTACCATTGTCTTAGCTACCTATTTTccaaaatcccccaaattaagaCCTTTATAACCCATTTTTGCTCTCTCATTATCCTAAAGGGTAGGACTATCATTTTATTGGCTCAAgggttaattcaaaataaaataatatataggcTCAATCATGGGTGCAAGGGGAAAAAGATGATGTCGGgttggctttttggctaagtagctaGATATAACAAACATGGCCTTGATCATATCCACCTTAAGTAACTATTCTAACAATCCAAGAGTGATGCAAAACCAGGAACTTAAAAACAGGCGTTTTCTATCAcaattaagttcacactcttACCGGAATTAAAGCAAGTATATGGCATACCAGTTATGACCTTGTTCCATCAAACTAACCTTCCCACCTTGTGCTATTCATGTTCCATTTCCTGACCTGACTTGTGCTTCCAGAACCAATGTTTCCAAGGACTAGTGGCATCTCAAGTGTTTGAACCTTCCAGAACAAGCTCAAAAATTATGACTGCTCAAGTTTACCATGCAATTATTACTCAGAAAACAAATACTGAAATTctaatattattactactacTTCTTTTTAATACCTAAATAGACCACATAAATGAAacataagaaagaagaaaattcaaaacataaaagaaaacaacaaaacataaaagaacacatcaaaacataaaagaaaacatcAATTGCCTCCGCCCAGGTCTGCCCATGGGCCCCAGTCAGCAGTGGCTAAGTCAGCAATGAGGTCTTCATCGACCGCAGTATCCTCAGCGGCTCCAGAAGGCTCTTCCCCCCTGTCAGTGGAGGGCTGGTCTCCTGACCAAGCAACCTGCTAACGATAAGCCTCTGGAGTGATGAGCGGGGGGTCCATCTGCAAGTGTAGGGACAGCCTGTGCATGTTCTCCATGATGAGCTGCTGTTCGACATGAATAGACCTCAACATCTGACCATGCATGTCCATGGATGCTGAGGTGGGAGAATGTGGAGGTCGCGGTCTCTGAGAAGGCTGAGACGGAGGCTGGGTAGGAAGAGGGGCCTCGGATGCCGACGCTGAAGCTCTGGTGCATGTGCGGCGAGTCCCAGGAAAGGTGATTGATGGGTCGGCAGGGTTCCAGCAGTTCTTCTTCACATAGGCCAAGTTGATCGCAGGGCTGAGTGACTCAAAGATCAGGGTATCAGAAACCACCCCCTGAATGTCACACAACACTGTAATCAACGCTGGGAACCCGAGCCTCGAGGTGCTGGACTGGGCAATCTGGCTGATCTGCTGTGATATAAAGCTGCCCACATCCATATCCATGCGGCTCACCAAACCGTAAATCAAGCGGGCCCTGTCAAGATTAACATCAGATGTGTGAGAAGTGGGCGCGAGATCATAATAAGAAAGGACACTCCATGTCTGCGCGAGTGTCGTCATGtccttcctcagcagcttccaGGGGAGTCCATCAGCATTAAGGACAAAACGACCCCCTGGAGTACACAATGTGGCGGCGATTGTGTCAGTATCAAAACGAACGACCTGTCCTCGCACCCTGCAGAATCTGGGACTGTGGTCCTCTGGATCATAAAGGTTCGAATAGAACTCTTTCACCAGAGCCACGTCGATCCGCTTCTCCGGTAGGTGAGTCAGCACCTGGTCCCATCTGCGTCGCCTAAGTTCCTGAAGGAACTCGTCAAACATACCAGGCCCAAGTTCAACATTCCTCTCCGGAAGGATGTTCCGAAGCTGAATGTTGTCTTGGTACCTGTGCCAAGCGATCTCAGAGGTGAAACGGGAAGAGTCCCAGTTGGACGCTTCCCCTGGTGTAGGCACAGCTCAACGCTTGCGAGAAGccatctgaaaaacaacaaaaagcaGCAAAACAGATTGCAATTAGTAACCTGGGGTGTGCAGAAAGTAAAAGGAGGGGGGTGCAGTTATGAAGAATGGGGGTGCAGAAAGCAAAGAAGAAGGGGGTGAAGTTAAGAAGAATGGGGGTGCAGAAAGCAAAGAAGAAGGGGTGAGGAGAGTAGAGGGGTGGGTGTAAAGAGCAAAGCGCGAGGGCTAGTAGCCCTAAGGCCCAGCCTCGTGCTTGGCGCCACCCTGCGCGTTGCTGCTggcacgcgcttagcgcgttctcTGAAGTTCAtgagcgcgcttagcgcgactgtGCTAGCTAAGCGCGTGTTTCGTCTTGCTCCTCTGTCTGGCAGCGGCTTAGCGCACTGCACAAGCCTCGTGCTTGCGCTTGCTAAGCTCCTCGTGTTATCTGGTACCACTTAGCGTGATGATACCTGCAAAGCTAACAACATAATCCAGATTCAAGCTTACCTCTGAATAGAAGAAGGGTGCGTGAAAAACTTAGGAGAATATGTGGATGAGAAAAGGAGGCAGAGAAGAAGGGTATGTAAACGCgcagagagaagaaaagaaaagaaatgaggTTCTGGAATTAAAAAGCCCCCTGGAGGCAACTGAGGGGTTGGGGAGTTTCGAAAACTCCCCAGAATTTATGActgtcgcgcttagcgcgtctCGGCCGCTAAGCGCACCAGGGAAAACGTCCCTTGGTTGCCCCtcagatttaaaattcaaaattcaaaaattttacCTGGGCGCTTAGCACGAGGTCTCGCGCTAAGTGCGTGGTTTCGTGCAGCCCACTGGACTTCTGCTATTAGCACCCCTCCTTCTGCTGACTTCACCTGTTGGGCTTttgcttttcgtaccccctGTTTGTTGTTTGCACCTGttgggcttttttttttttttgaacagaaaaataaaagtattacatttttacactaaatattgggttgcctcccaacaAACGCTTAGTTTATTGTCCTTAGCTAGACAGTAAGCCCTCTCAAGGATCATATAAATAGATAATGGTCGTCAATCGCTCTAGTTGTCCTCTGTTATACGACTTTAAGCGCTGGCCATTGACGATCCATTTCTTCTCGAAGTTCTCTTCTCTAGGGTCCACCAGTTCCACTGCTCCATGAGGTCTAACTTCTTTTATGACAAACGGCCCTGACCACTTGGACTTCAGCTTACCTGGGAACAACCTTAGTCTTGAGTTAAAGAGCAATACCTGCTGCCCTGGCTGGAACTCTCTCCTCTGCAGCTTCTTATCATGATATGCCTTCGTTTTTTCCTTGTAAATTCTGGACGATTCATAGGCATTCAGTCTCATCTCCTCTAACTCCTGAAGCTGCAATTTCCTCTTTTCCCCGCATGCATTATTATCAAAGTTGAGCAACCGGAGAGCccaatatgctttgtgctcCAGCTCCACTGGTAAATGGCATGACTTCCCATACACTAGCTGAAACGGTGATAAGCCGATGGGGGTCTTGAACGTTGTCCTCTAGGCCCAGAGAGTATCATCGAGCTTCAAGGCCCAATCCTTTCTGTATGATGCAACTGTCTTCTCCAGGATTCGCTTGAGCTCCCTGTTAGAGATTTCTGCTTGGCCATTCGTCTGAGTATGATAAGGTGTGGCCACCTTATGTCGGACATTATAGTGCTCCAGGACTTTCTTCAACTGGTTGTTGCAGAAATGCGTTCCTCCATCACTGATCAAGGCTCGTGGGACTCCGAAGCGGGAGAAAATGTTCTTCTTTAGAAACTTGATTACTACCCTGGCATCGTCCTTCGGCGTAGCTATAGCCTCCACCTACTTGGAGACATAATCCACTGCTACCAAGATGTAAATATTTCCATATGACGAAGGCAGGGGTCCCATGAAGTCTATGCCCCAACAATCAAAGATTTCCACTTCCATGATGTTCTGTAAAGGCATCTCATTTCTCCGCGATATCCCCCCTGTTCTCTGGCATCTATCACAACAACGCACAAACTCGTAAGCATCTTTAAAAAGAGAGGGCCAGAAAAAACCTGATTGTAGCACTTTTGCTGCTGTTCTGTCCCCGCTATGATGTCCGCCGTATGATGAACTGTGACAGTGCCACAGAATGCTTCGTGCTTCTTCCTTTGTGACACCTCTTCTCAATACATTATCTGCCCCTGCTTTGAATAAATGGGGGTCATCCCACACATAGAAGCGTGCATCGTGTAGAAATTTCTTCCTCTGATTCCAAGTGTACTCCTCTGGAATGACTCCCATGGCTTTGTAGTTTGCCATGTCTGCAAACCAAGGTCTGGTGGTAACCTGCAAAAGAAACTCATCAGGAAATTCATCTTTTACCTCTGGCTCTTCCTTGGTGACTTCTTCATTCTTTAACCGAGATAAGTGATCGGCTACCACATTCTCGGATCCTCTCTTATCCTTGATGACGATGTCAAACTCTTGCAATAAGAGGACCCATCTAATCAACCTTGGCTTCGAGTCTGTTTTGGCGAGCAGGTGCTTGATGGCAGCATGATCTATAAAAATGGTGACCTTCGATCCTATCAAGTATGACCTGAACTTCTCCAAGGCAAAGACAACAGCTAGCATTTCCTTTTCCGTGGTGGCATAATTCAACTATGCTTCATTCAGGACCCTGCTAGCATAATAAATAGCATGAAATACCTTATCGTGTCTCTGTCTGAGGACTGCTCCTATGGCATAATCACTGGCATCGCACATCAGCTCAAAGTCTTTACTCCAGTCGGGTGCAATCATCACAGGTGCAGTAGTGAGCTTGTCCTTCAGTGTCTGAAATGCTGCTGAACATTCTTCATCAAACTTGAATGCCACATCTTTATTCAGCAGGTTGCTTAGGGGTCTAGCAATTTTCGAGAAATCCTTGATGAACCTCCTGTAGAACCCTGCATGCCCTAAGAAACTTCTGACACCTTTAACATTCAATGGTGGTGGCAGCTTCTCTATGACATCTATCTTTGCCCAGTCAACTTCAATCCCTCTAGCTGAGATCTTGTGGCCCAGGACTATGCCCTCTCGGACCATGAAATGACACTTCTCCCAGTTCAGCACTAAATTAGTCTCCACGCACCTTTGAAGTACCATCTCTAGGTTCCTCAAACAACTGTCAAATGAGGATCCAAAAACCGAGAAGTCATCCATGAACACctcgatgcttttctccaccaTGTCTGAAAAAATGGCCAGCATGCACCTCTGAAACGTGGCTGGTGCATTACATAACCCGAATGGCATCCTTCTGTAAGCAAAGATGCCAAAAGGGCATGTGAAGGCCGTCTTCTCTTGGTCTCTAGGGTCCACTGCAATCTGATTATATCCCGAGTATCCATCCAAGAAACAATAATACGCCTGCCCTACAAGTCTCTCAAGCATCTGATCCATGAAAGGTAGAGGGAAGTGGTCCTTTCGGGTGGCCTCATTCAGCTTGCGATAGTCGATGCACATTCGCCAGCCAGTGACAGTCCTTGTTGGTATCAAGTCATTCTTCTTATTCCGCACCACTGTCATTCCACCTTTCTTGGGAACCACTTGTACTGGGCTTACCCAAGCGCTGTCAGAGATGGGATATATGAACCCAGCCTCCAAGAGCTTGAGTACCTCCTTTCTGACCTCTTCCTTCATTGTTGGATTTAGCCGTCTCTCGGGTTGCCGGACTGGCTTGTAATCCTCTTCCATCATTATTCTGTGCATGCAATAAGCAGGGCTAATTCCCTTGAGATCCGATATATGTCATCCAATAGCCTCCCTGTGTTTCTTGAGGATATCTACTAACCTATTTTCCTCTTCTGTCGTGAGTGCATTGCTGATTACCACAGGCTTGTCTTCCTCCAAGAACACATACTTTAAATGATCGGGTAATATCTTCAACTCTACCTTCTTCTTCTCGGACGGAACTTTCTCTTCTAGCGTCTCAAACTTGGCTTCTCCCTCCGGAATACTGTCTTGTCGATCCAAGTCTTCCAAGCAAGCCTTTAGATCTTTCTCCTCTTCACTGGTTAGACAGTCCAAAGCATTTACCATTGCTTTCTCCAGTGAAGACTGTGGTGTCTCAAGAATACTGACGTCTTCCTTATCAATCTCTTCTACTCTGAAACACTTCCAACCTTCCTGTAGATACTTCATTGCTTTGAAGAGGTCGAAGGTGATCTTCTGGTTGTCAATACTCAGCTCCAAGTTCCCATTCCCCATATCCACCACACAGTTGGAAGTCAGCATGAATGGTCTGCCTAGGATGAGGGGAATGTCTGTGTCTTCTTCGATATCCATTATGACAAAGTCCACCGGAAAAGTAAAGTGGCGTACCTTGACTAGGACATCTTCTACCACCCCGTACGGTCTTGTAATCGAGCGGTCAGCTAGCTGAAGCGTCATCTTGGTAGGATCTATCTTCAGATTCCCAATTCTTTTACACATTGACAAGGGCATCAGATTGATACTTGCTCCCAAGTCAATGAGGGCCTTGTTCACCGTCTCCTTCCCTATGGTGCACGGAATGGTAACACTTCCGGGGTCCTTAAACTTCTTGGGTAGCTTCCTCTGTATTATAGCACTGCAGTTACCCCCTACCACAATGTTCTCATTGTCAATGTACTTCCCCTTCTTGGTGAGGATGTCTTTCATAAATTTGGAGTAGAGGGGCATCTGCTGTAAGGCTTCCCTGAATGGCATAGTGATCTCCAGCCCTTTGAATATTTCCAAGAAACGCTTGAAGTAGCGTTCCTTGTTCTTCTTGGTgggtaccacaggatatgggAGATCTTGTGGTAGGGCTGGTGGTTCTTCTTTCCTGGCTTCCCGTGCTTTCTGGCTCTTGGTTGTAGGTGGTGATGccaccttctcttcttcttctatcctTCCCTCTGGTATCTCTGTCCTATCTTCCTCTGTCCGgtcttcttcttcaaccttaCCTTCCTCCTGTGCTTTCTTCTGCCCTCGAGTCAGCACGGCCTTGCATTCTTCCTTTGGATTCTTCTCCGTGTTAGCCCCGAAAGTTCTGGTGGGCCGTTCAGCTTTGTCTTGTGCCAATTGGCCCATTTGAACTTCCAGATTCCGAATGGCTGCATCCGTGCTTTTCTGATGGGACCGTGTTTCCTAGATGAATTGCAGCAACAGTTCTTCTATATTGGTGGGCTTTTCTTGCTGATTGGGGCCCTGGCTGGGATGCTGGTATGGCGGTTGGTATGGTTGTTGATTCCTTTGCTCCTTGTACTGGTTTCCCTGATTCCTCCACCCTGAAGCTTGCGTGAAGTTTCTTCCTTGATTGAATCCCGGTGGCCCGTGATTGAATCCTGTTCCCCCTTGGTGGAATCCCGATGAGTTCCCCTGGTTGTAACCCTGGAATCCGCGATTTGGTATGCCCATGTAGTTTACTTCTCGAGAAGTATCCTGTTGGCTTACACATTGTCCAGGCTCATGGGTTCTTCCACATGTGGGGCATCCttcaacctgcaaaacagaagagtgGGAAGAACTTACCGCTTGTAGTTGTTGAGGTAATTTGCTGAGGGTTTCGGTAAGGGCTTCAATCTGCCTCGTCAACAGCTTGTTTTGTGCCAATGTCGCGTCTTGCGTGCCAAGTTCCAAAAGGCTTCTTTTTGTAGGCACATAGCTTCGATCACGAAGGATTGCTTGATCACTGGCCGCCATGTTCTCGATGAGCTCCATCGCTTCTTCGGGAGTCTTCAGTTTGATTTTTCCCCCTACGGATGCGTCTAGTAGCTGTTTCGAGTGAGGTCGCAAGCCATCGATGAATATATTCAATTGTACCGGCTTGATGTATCCGTGTGTCGGTGTCTTTCGTAACAGCCCGTGAAAATGGTCTAGTGCTTTGCTAAGGGACTCATCCGGGAATTGATGGAAAGAGGAAATCTCCATTTTCCCTTCGGCGGTCTTTGACTCTGGGAAGTACTTctttaaaaacttttccactacTTCTTCCCAGGTTCTTAAGCTATTGCCTTTGAAAGAGTGCAACCATCGTTTTGCCTCTCCTGctagagaaaaagagaagaggtTAAGGCGTACCGCATCTTCTGGGACTCTAGCGATTTTTACGGTGTTGCATATTTCGATGTACGAGGCAAGGTGAGCATATGGATCTTCGCTTGGAAGACCATGGAAGAGGTTCCCTTGGATTAGTTGAATAAGGGAATGCGGGTAGGAGATATTTGCGGCTTGCACCTCCGATCTTGCAATGCGCATGAAGAATTGAGGAGTGGCGGTGTTGGAGAAGTCTTCTAGGGTGACTCTTCGTGCCAGTTCCCCGTCCATTTCAGCGTGATGTGGAGAAAGAGGAGGTGAGGTGTAACTGCTTCCTTCTGTATcttgtttccttcttcttcttgcagcGTTGTTACGCCGACaagtagcttcaatttctaagttgATAGGGACAACGTCTCCAGATGCAGTCCTAAGtcgcataaaaacaaaaaggcactacccgtgcaattatggaagaaagaaagaaagaatagaaGTAAAGAGAAAATAGAATAAGCCAAGAAAAGAAGAGTTGGGCTTACAAACTGATATAGTATGGTAATTAAGTGCGAAAATAAAAtccccgacaacggcgccaaaaacttgttcagaatttggcaagtgtaccaatcaCTCTTAAGTAGTAAacctcggaagtccgagtatcATTCCACAGGGATTTTATTGCACTTATTAGATACTTCTCAATTTGTAAGtaagagtaaaataaaaagagcaAGAATAAATGTAGGAATAGAGTGCTATTACTAAAACAAAtagttttaaaaggaaaaacaattgaTAAAGATGCCAAGACCAGACAAACTCAATTGGCCTACGATGCATGTAAATATGATATTCATTACCAATGCACTGATGttagttctacccacatctgttaactacttgcccctgatgcctcacgttggcaagcctattttaactacctatctcccaaatgcctttgcgaagattcaataattaaaatgcattaaggtTAAGTTCTAGATGTTGCTTAAATGCATGGGGCAGTGGATTACcattctatgcctagcaatggTAACCCAAGGATTCTTTTCTTAAGATGTTCTGTTAGGGCGTTACCCTTTCCCAAGcgtataacccctaaaactgatgcatgcattgaatcttaaatatttattggggattaccctctcccgagcgaaTAAAACCCAAAAGAAATCCAAGAATGAATGCAAGATAACAAGAAAAgaattagaacagaaaaacctgGAACGAATTCCTTTTtgcattgataactcttgaagcTCATCGTACATCGTACATCGTggttctctatttatagttgctgAAGTGGGCTTGTGGGCCTTCGTAGTCGCGCTCAGCGCCacacctcgcgcttagcgcgttcagaTCGCGCGCTGGGCGCGCCATGCAGGCTTAGCCTGTGCTTCTGTTAGATTACGCGCTGGGCGCCTAGCTGGGCTTAGCGCGCGTAACGGTTTCTGCTCCTTCGTGCTTAACGCCACGCTTAGCGCCTGCAGTTAgttgctcgcttagcgcctgATGCGCGCTTAGCGTCACTGTTGGGCTGGGCCTGCTTCAgaattccttctttttcttcctttctgtTGCCATTTTTGCTTAATGTACCCTCATTTTTCGTATCTGCAAccagaaattcaatttaattaatttttcagcttttaattataaataactgctaaataattaattttaggccaaaatttgactatttaactcctattaattcacaattatttagcagttatcagtaACTACAGCGTTCATTCAAAATAGCAGTAGTCAGGTGCTAATTTGGTTCAGTATCACAGTTTCTAATTCTGGTTAGAGAACCACGATCAAAAGTAGAGGATTGAGATCTTTCTGCCAGCCTTTTCAAAGCCAAGACGAACTCGTTGAATGTATGagtattatcaattaaattttctgTCAGTTCACTTACGGCTGGGACTGTAGCAGCATTATATCCAGAACCATAAATCCAGCATCTGGAGCTTGATGCATATGAATGTGCTAGAGCATCTTCCTGAGGGTATGTCTGTTGGACTTCTTTTGTTGTAGTCACAGATGTAACGGAAGTGTTAGAAGTTTCCCCCTTTTTAGTTCTCCTTTTCTTCTGTATGTTTGGAAACTGAATGCAAAAGTTAGTCTGGCATGAGGGCAGTCCATTGTAGTGTGCCCCGATCCGATTCATTCTGCTGTAATCTGCACAATTAAAGGTACGAGAATGTTTTCTCTTTGAACCATCCATTTGTAACCTTATTGTTGAAATTTGGCTATTATTGAAGTTTCCATCCTGAGCAGTTGTCTggccttttctatttttgttctccATAGAGTTGGCATTCAGCTTTGCCCCAAGTGAAGTGCATTTTGAATTAGACGTACTTGGGTGTTGTGT encodes the following:
- the LOC114370475 gene encoding uncharacterized protein LOC114370475, whose protein sequence is MGQLAQDKAERPTRTFGANTEKNPKEECKAVLTRGQKKAQEEGKVEEEDRTEEDRTEIPEGRIEEEEKVASPPTTKSQKAREARKEEPPALPQDLPYPVVPTKKNKERYFKRFLEIFKGLEITMPFREALQQMPLYSKFMKDILTKKGKYIDNENIVVGGNCSAIIQRKLPKKFKDPGSVTIPCTIGKETVNKALIDLGASINLMPLSMCKRIGNLKIDPTKMTLQLADRSITRPYGVVEDVLVKVRHFTFPVDFVIMDIEEDTDIPLILGRPFMLTSNCVVDMGNGNLELSIDNQKITFDLFKAMKYLQEGWKCFRVEEIDKEDVSILETPQSSLEKAMVNALDCLTSEEEKDLKACLEDLDRQDSIPEGEAKFETLEEKVPSEKKKVELKILPDHLKYVFLEEDKPVVISNALTTEEENRLVDILKKHREAIG